The following coding sequences are from one Kogia breviceps isolate mKogBre1 chromosome X, mKogBre1 haplotype 1, whole genome shotgun sequence window:
- the LOC131748181 gene encoding LOW QUALITY PROTEIN: A-kinase anchor protein 4-like (The sequence of the model RefSeq protein was modified relative to this genomic sequence to represent the inferred CDS: deleted 1 base in 1 codon; substituted 3 bases at 3 genomic stop codons): MERSVCLFKQAPSNSTSVLDRLLSDLQKYVLCLQHALSSSSSSCRHKVGDIEGKCHKLPSGNCYRVYADQLKMNYVAKGPQGQHVEMTGAKETNNNQSPSTPPAKSRSNQRAVISPDGECSMDDPSFYVNRLSPLVIQMAHKKIKEKLEGGSKCLHHSFYPPSGDKGKNSPHTAVSKITSEMAHDAVEVTSAERQGTGEECRKGGQKTFLYSELSNKSKSGDKQTCQRDNKEFSDSISKMFMAYANQVASDMMVSVKQNLEVHSSGKPIQACVGLRVLLKHTKETVSYLIDSCVKYLHNITRGLMANFVSTVKRNLFNHGKQNTAGIMEAMLKRLVCALLGEKKETKSQSSSYASLKAGCHDPKCKNQSLEFSAMKAEMKGKGKGKMKPEECKSLTSAEEVSEHTLKESLTMWNQHQGNQGKMAGKACANKEEKRGKISLSMESLSKDLTASALRMIQYYLTQQAKGKDAFKDCPGSTTGYMTQSAQYKRCRGSQSAKALSMKHLESRGAPGSSTSLKENQHLDSQRLDMSNIVLSMIQKLLSESSFNCGDLCEGENQGSEPRTDKGASMSKRPDKGEEQCQDNQELDFISGMKQVNXQFIDQLVESVMKLCLIMAKXSNNGAALAELEGQAALANNPNYQASGPRCSHDAAMSQNYQDSPRPQVTVYNQCSTSSLXKQLQDVLQWTAASQFNIPMLYFMGDDAGQLKKLAEGLAKAAEKGYSVGDLLQEVMKFFKERLLDEAMGNVPRKQLLDWLLTNL, from the exons ATGGAGAGGTCAGTGTGCCTTTTCAAACAAGCTCCTTCTAATTCTACAAGTGTCCTTGATCGTCTACTCAGTGATCTTCAGAAGTACGTCTTGTGTTTGCAACATGCACTTAGCTCCTCATCCTCTAGCTGTAGACATAAAGTAGGAGACATAGAGGGCAAATGTCACAAACTGCCCTCTGGAAACTGCTACAGAGTCTATGCTGATCAACTGAAAATGAATTACGTGGCCAAAGGACCTCAAGGCCAACATGTGGAAATGACAGGGGCCAAAGAAACCAACAATAACCAGAGTCCTTCCACCCCACCAGCCAAATCTCGTAGCAATCAGAGGGCAGTTATCTCCCCTGATGGAGAATGTTCTATGGATGACCCTTCCTTCTATGTCAACCGACTATCTCCTCTGGTGATCCAGATGGCCCATAAGAAAATCAAGGAGAAGTTGGAAGGTGGAAGCAAATGTCTTCATCATTCATTCTATCCACCCAGTGGGGACAAAGGGAAAAACAGCCCTCATACTGCTGTGAGCAAGATCACTTCTGAAATGGCCCATGATGCTGTGGAAGTGACCTCTGCAGAAAGGCAGGGCACTGGGGAGGAGTGTAGGAAAGGTGGCCAAAAAACCTTTCTGTATAGTGAATTATCCAACAAGAGCAAAAGTGGAGACAAACAGACGTGCCAAAGAGACAACAAAGAATTTTCAGATTCGATTAGCAAAATGTTCATGGCTTATGCAAATCAAGTGGCATCTGACATGATGGTCTCTGTTAAGCAGAACTTGGAAGTTCATAGCTCTGGGAAGCCAATTCAAGCTTGTGTGGGCCTGAGGGTGCTGTTAAAACACACCAAAGAA ACTGTGTCCTATTTGATTGACTCCTGCGTGAAGTACCTACATAATATCACCAGGGGCCTGATGGCCAACTTTGTCTCAACTGTCAAGAGGAATCTGTTCAACCATGGGAAACAAAACACTGCTGGTATTATGGAGGCCATGCTGAAGCGTCTTGTCTGTGCtcttcttggggaaaaaaaggaaactaagtcTCAGAGTTCATCATATGCATCCTTGAAGGCTGGGTGCCATGATCCCAAATGCAAGAACCAAAGTCTCGAATTCTCAGCTATGAAGGCCGAGATGAAGGGAAAGGGCAAAGGCAAAATGAAACCAGAGGAGTGCAAGTCATTGACCAGTGCTGAGGAAGTCAGTGAACATACCCTCAAGGAGAGCCTGACAATGTGGAACCAACATCAAGGCAATCAAGGCAAGATGGCTGGCAAAGCATGCGCCAataaggaggaaaagagagggaagaTCAGCCTTTCCATGGAGTCACTGTCAAAGGACTTGACTGCCTCTGCCCTTAGGATGATCCAATACTATCTGACCCAGCAGGCTAAGGGCAAAGATGCATTTAAAGACTGTCCCGGTTCTACCACCGGCTATATGACTCAGAGTGCCCAATACAAAAGGTGCAGAGGTAGCCAAAGTGCCAAGGCACTTTCAATGAAACATCTAGAATCTCGTGGAGCACCTGGATCATCCACCTCTCTAAAGGAGAATCAACACCTGGACTCCCAGAGGCTGGATATGTCAAACATCGTTCTGTCAATGATTCAAAAACTGCTTAGTGAGAGCTCCTTCAACTGTGGAGATCTATGTGAAGGTGAGAACCAAGGTTCTGAGCCCAGGACAGACAAAGGAGCCTCCATGTCCAAGAGGCCTGACAAAGGGGAAGAACAATGTCAGGACAATCAAGAGCTTGACTTTATCAGTGGGATGAAGCAAGTGAACTGACAATTTATAGACCAACTGGTAGAATCTGTGATGAAGCTGTGCCTTATCATGGCTAAGTAGAGCAACAATGGGGCAGCCCTTGCTGAGTTGGAAGGACAAGCAGCCTTGGCCAACAACCCCAACTACCAGGCCAGTGGCCCCAGATGCAGTCACGATGCTGCAATGTCACAGAACTATCAAGACTCTCCTCGACCCCAAGTCACTGTCTATAATCAGTGCTCAACAAGTAGCTTGTGAAAGCAGCTCCAGGATGTCCTGCAGTGGACTGCAGCCTCACAATTTAACATACCCATGCTCTACTTCATGGGAGATGATGCTGGACAACTGAAGAAG CTTGCTGAAGGGTTAGCTAAAGCAGCAGAGAAGGGGTACAGTGTAGGAGATCTTCTTCAAGAGGTCATGAAGTTCTTCAAGGAACGACTACTGGATGAAGCCATGGGAAACGTGCCTAGAAAACAACTGCTAGACTGGCTGCTCACTAACCTGTGA